The Rubripirellula amarantea genome includes the window CGCCCCTTGGTGATCTTTTTGGAAGACATCTTGATCCAAGAACAAGAAGGCGTGGACGAGTACACCAAGCTGCTCCGCAATTCCACTGGTGCTTCGGCAGCAAACCCAGTGAGCCAAACGGCGTAATTCGGCTGGCTGAGCCGAACGGCGCTGGCCTCGGTCCTCGAATTGGCGATTCGATGCCAGCGAGGCACGCGGCTAGCGCCGTCGGCGAATGTCCAGGCTCGATGCTAAGGGCCCACTGTGAAGGGCCTACTCTTCATAGGGCTATTTGAAACGCAAATTTTCACCGGCCCATTTTTATGCCCCATTTCTATTGGGGCACTTCTATTGGGGCACTTCTATCGAAGCCGAACTCATCGGCTCCCAGGCAGCCACCATCGAGCTGCCTTAGTGCTTCACGAAACGGTTATCGCTTCAATCGCTTTTCGATTTCCGCTTTTACTGCGTCCGCATTCGCAGGCAGGTGAACGGCAGGATTGGCATATTCGCTCGTTACGTCAGCCAACGTCGATTCGTGATACCCGACCTTGAAGTCCGTGAACTTCAGACCGTGAGCGGTGCTGATCACGACGGTCTTATCCGACGACTTGATCACCCCCTTCTTCACGAGCTTGGAAAGAACAGCCAACGCCACTCCGGTGTGTGGACACGTGAACATGCCGGTTAAGTCCGCGTGGGCCGCTGCGGCCGCCAATTCGTTCTCGGTCGCCTGTTCCACAATGCCGTCGGATTCAACGATTGCTTTGACCGCTTTGTCGTAGCTGACTGGATCGCCAATGCGAATTGCGTTGGCGAGCGTGTCTTGCGCTGTCATCGTGATCTTTTCTTTGAAACCGTTCTTAAACGATTCGTAGAACGGGTTGGCTTTGGCCGCTTGAGCGGCAACCAATCGCGGCATTCGGTTGATCAACCCGAGGTCGATCATCAATTGAAAACCTTTGTGCAGAGCACTGATGTTGCCCAAGTTGCCAACCGGAATCACGATCCAATCCGGGACCTCCCATTCGAACTGACGAACGATCTCGATGCCAACTGTTTTCTGGCCTTCGATCCGAAGCGAGTTCATTGAGTTCGCTAGGTAAATCGAGTTGTCCTTGGTGACCTCTTGAACGATCTTCATGCATCCATCGAAGTCAGTATCGAGGGCCAAAACATGAGCACCGTTGGCCACCGGCTGAATCAATTGAGCGGTACTGACTTTCCCGGCGGGCAGGAAAATGATCGCCGGGATCCCAGCGTATGCAGCGTAGGCAGCTAATGCTGCGCTAGTGTCACCGGTGCTGGCACAGGCGACTGCTTGCACGGAACTGCCCCGAGCCATCATTTGCTTAACCACGCTGACCAACACGGTCATGCCCAAGTCTTTAAAGCTTCCGGTATGCGAATTTCCACACAACTTGATCCAAAGATCAGGAATCCCGAGCTGCTTCCCGAGACGTTCTGCCCAGAACAGGTTCGTGTTTCCTTCGAACATGCTGACGACATTCTCGTCGGCCAGCGAAGGAATCACCCATTCACGCAAACCCCAGACGCCACTTCCATAGGGCCAAATCGACGTGCTAGCGCGGGAATCGAAGAGCTGTTGCCATTGGTAGGCGTTCTTCCTTTTCAGGGGTTCTCGCTCGTGATGAACTTCCAGCAAACTGCCGCACGACGGACAGGTGTAAATCACGTCGAAAATCGAGTGTTTTGCCGTGCATCCGGCAATGCAACGGAAGTAGACGTTTTGCTGATCAGTTTCCGGCTTGGACTCGACGACGGACGACATAAGTGGTTCCTGGGGGAAAGGGCTTCGTACCTATTATGTTCATACTTCACCACTCTGGCAAAGGGCGAGGCAGAACAGGCAAGATCGGCTGATTGAGTGACGATTCGTGCGGAATTTCTGTCCGATCGCCAGCGACGGGCCGAATCGTTCGACACGCGCTCAGCGAATTGCGTGAAAAGCGATCGCGATTTGAACCCGCAACGTGCCCCCAAGGCACCTTCCTTCGCGACGGCTTGGCTATCACGTGCGGGTGCCTCAGTCTTAGAATCAGTCGTGAATTTGCTACACTCAGTTGATGAAAACTGCCACGCAAACTGCTGTATTTCGCGCTGTCGCAATTGCCAAGACGTATCAAATGGGCGAAGTTTCGGTTCGGGCACTGCGTGGGGTCTCGCTGGAACTCTACGAACACGAATTCGTGGTGCTGCTGGGGGCATCGGGAAGCGGCAAATCAACGCTTCTGAATATTCTGGGTGGATTGGACGTGCCAACCTCCGGCACGGTCCACTACCTCGACCAGGAATTGACGGCATGCGACGACGCCGATTTGACTCGATATCGTCGCGACAACGTCGGCTTTGTCTTTCAGTTCTATAACCTGATTCCCAGCCTAACGGCGCGTGAGAATGTCGAGTTGATCACCGAGATCGCTCAGTCCCCCATGGATGCCGTGGACGCTCTGGACTTGGTTCAGATGAAAGAGCGAGCGAATCACTTCCCCGCCCAACTATCCGGCGGCGAACAACAGCGTGTTGCCATCGCGAGGGCAATCGCCAAGCAACCCAAGGTGTTGTTGTGCGATGAACCTACCGGTGCGCTCGATGTTCACACCGGAATCGTGGTGCTTGAAGCCATCGCAAGGATCAATCGAGAACTCGGCACCACGACCGCCGTCATCACGCACAACGCAGCCATATCGCAGATGGCCGATCGAGTGATCTCGTTGTCCGATGGTCAAATTGCAGGAGTCGAGACGAACCATCGCAAGGTCCAAGCGAACGAATTGAGTTGGTGAGCCAGTGCGCAAGCTCGACCAAAAACTCGTCCGCGACCTCATCCATCTCAAAGCCCAAGCCTTCGCGATCATCTTGGTCATTGCTGCGGGAGTGGCAACCTTTGTGATGTCGATGTGTTCGTACCAATCGTTGTTGTGGAGCAAGAACTACTTCTATCGCGAATTTCGCTTTGCGGAAGTATTCGCCGAAACGAGACGCGCGCCCAATACGCTGATGCCTCGCATCGAGGAAATTTCGGGTGTCGCAGCGGCCGAATCGCGATTGGTCTACGACGTGCTGCTTGACGTTCCCGAGATGAAAGAGCCAGCGGTCGCTCGATTGATTTCCATACCACGATCGGGCGAATGCAAACTCAACCGACTCTACATTTCACGCGGCCGGATGCCTGAACCCAATCGAACGGGTGAAGTCGTCGTCTCAGAGATTTTTGCGGAAGCGCACGGCTTTGTCAGTGGTGATCAAGTCCAAGCGATCATCAACGGAAAAACGCAATCGCTGACCATCGTCGGCACCGCACTGTCACCTGAATACGTGATGCAAGTTCAACCGGGAAGCATCGTCCCCGATAATCAACGCTTTGGGGTGTTCTGGATTGGTCAACAAGATCTGGAAGCCGCATTCGATATGGAGAGTGCGTTCAACAGCGTGACCCTAAAGCTAACGTATGAACACAACGTCGACGCCGTGATCGATGAGCTCGATCGGTTGCTAAAACCTTACGGAACAATCGGTTCGTACGGACGTGATCAACAACTTTCGGACCAATACATCTCTGACGAGTTGAGACAACTTCGCGGCATGGCAATCATGGCTCCTGCGATCTTCCTTTCCGTCGCAGCGTTTCTACTCAACATTGTGGTCTCTCGCATCATTTCACAGCAGCGTGAGCAGATCGCAGCACTCAAGGCGTTTGGCTACTCCAATGTCGAAGTGGGAATTCACTACTTATCCTTGGTCCTCCTGATTTCGTTGACGGGAACGATCGTTGGCACGCTGTTTGGATTCTGGATGTCATCGGGAATGACTGCGATGTACGCCACCTTCTATCGCTTCCCCGTGCTCGAATTTCAGATCGATAGCTTCGCGATTGCATCTGCTTTTTTGCTAACCACCGGCGTCGCATTCTTTGGAACGTGGCTATCCGTTCGTGACGCTATTCGATTGCCGCCCGCCGAAGCGATGCGACCGGAACCGCCACCGAGCTTCAAACCTACTCTGCTCGAACGAATCTTACCTCGCCGTTCCTTGCCTCCTGAGATGCGGATGATCATTCGCAATATCGCCCGCAAACCCGTCAAAGCTTTGCTGTCGGTTCTGGGAATAGCGATGGCTGTCAGCGTGATGGTGCTGGGAAACTTCTCGCTCGATGCCATGAACTACATGATGGAATTTCAGTTTAGCAAAGCTCAACGTCAAGATCTTACCGTGACCTTTGTCGAGCCAGCGACGGCGACGGTGATGTACGAGATGCAACAGCTCGAAGGAGTGCTTAGCAGCGAAACGATGCGCAGTGTGGCGACTCGGCTGAGCTTCGAGTACCGATCGCGAAGAATAGGCATTACCGGTCTCGAACCTTCGCCTCAGCTTTACCGGTTGTTAGATAAGCAGGAACGTGTCGTTAACGTGCCTGAGTTCGGACTCATGCTCAATACGAAGCTTGCGCAATTACTAGGTGTTGAACTTGGCGACGAAGTCACCGTCGAAGTACTCGAAGACAAGCGGCCAACGGTGGTCATCGAGGTTACCGCGCTTGTGGAAGAGTATGCCGGTCTCAATGCGTACATGGACAAAGCACAACTGCATAAACTGCTGAAGGAATCCGCGGTCGCATCGGGAGCATTCCTTAAGGTCGACTCCAACTCCATTGACGAAGTATTTCACGAGCTGGAAATGCGTCCCGGCGTTGCCAGCGTTACCATCAAGAAGTCGGTGCTTGATAGTTTCCGCAAAACGATTGCCGAGAATATTTTGGTGATGCGATCTTTCATCATCTTCTTCGCTGCTGTGATTGCGATCGGTGTTGTCTACAATAGCGCACGCATATCGCTTTCCGAGCGAAGTCGTGACTTGGCAACGATGCGAGTGGTAGGTTTCACCAAACGTGAGGTTTCATTTGTGTTGCTTGGGGAAATCACGCTGTTCACCTTGGCTGCGATCCCGCTAGGCTGGATCATTGGCTATGGGCTCGCTGGATTGATGGCCAGTGGATTGGACACGGATAACTATCGCATTCCGCTAATCATCAGCCGTGATACCTATGCCTTGGCCGCGGTGGTGATCGCGGTCGCTACGGTATTATCGGGGCTGGTAGTGCAACGACGCATCCATCACCTGGACCTCATCTCTGTTTTAAAAACCCGAGAATGAAATTTTCGATCAAAACGCTCCTGCTATTCGTGGTGTTGGTCGCAGTGTCGATTGTCGGCTACTTGGTGCTTCATCCGGCGTCGGTCGAAGTGGAGTTCGCGACGGCAACGATGGGTCGATTGAAAGTGACCGTCCAAGAAGACGGCAAGACTCGGATCCGTGAAAAGTACACGGTTTCCACTCCCGTTTCAGGACGCGTGTCACGGATCGAGCTCGACGCTGGCGACTACTGCACCGAGGAAACGCTGCTCGCGGTGATTTTACCTAGTGATCCAGCCATCCTCGATGCGCGGGCTCGCGCGGAAGCACTCGCGAGAGTCAAAGCCGCAGAATCCGCCGTCGAACGGGCAAGGTCGCATGCAGCGCAGGCAAAGATCAATTTCCAACTCAACGAAGAGAAGTTCAAGCGAGCCGAGAAGATGCTGCCGTCTCGAGCAGTCTCGCAAACCGAGTACGACATTGCCAAAGCTGAATTGCTAGGCAGCGTCCAAGCCATCGAGACCGCTCGTTTTGATCAAGAGATCGCCGCCTACGAGTTTGAAATGGCGAAAGCAGCAGTGCGACAATTCAGTGGCGACGATGCCGAAGCCGCTGCCGAACCGTTTGAAATCTATTCTCCGATTTCTGGACGAGTCCTCAACGTCATCCATGAAAGTTCCGCGGTCGTTGGCGTGGGAACTCCTTTGATCGAGCTGGGCGACCCAAGCAATCTTGAGATCGAAATTGACGTGCTATCAACGGACGCCGTCCAGATCAAAACTGGTTGTGAGATGACGATCGAGCACTGGGGCGGGAGTGCTCCCTTGGTTGGATACGTGAGAGTCGTCGAACCCGCCGCTTTTACCAAGGTTTCGTCACTCGGGGTCGAAGAACAACGGGTCAACGTGATCGCCGATTTCGACGAATCGCCCGAGCGTATTGCAGCGCTCGGAGATGGATATCGTGTTGAAGCCCGAATCACCGTCGACGAAATTGACAATGCGTTGTTGATCCCTAACAGCGCGTTGTTCCGGCACAATCGCAAATGGCACGTCTTATCAATTGTCGACGGCGAAGCCAAGCTTCAGCAAGTTAACATTGGCATGCAGAACGACACGCATACTCAAATCATTGACGGTCTTGTCGATGGCGATCGTGTCATTGTCTACCCCAGTGATTCGCTGCACCCCGGGACGCCAGTCAAACCTGTCGCAACGGCCCCGGGTTCCTGAGCTAATCGCCACCTTGACTGCGCGATGCCGGTCTACGTTAATCTAAGTCGGCTTGAACAACGGAAGCGTCTCATAATTTCGGCCCAGGATCGGCGCAGCTTTCGTCCCCAACCACGATTGCAACACCGTCGCATAGACTTGTCGGAAATCGTACTCATGCTTGAGATCACCGTCCTGTAGATCCACCAAGTCCGGCTGCTTGCCAATAATCCCGGCGTTGATGCCGCCCCCACACAAGAACATTGGCCCGGCGGCTCCATGATCGGTTCCCTCACTTGCATTTTCCGCAACGCGTCGTCCGAACTCGCTAAACGTCATCACGCATACGCGTTGGCCGTGCCCCTGGCCGCTTAAGTCACGAACGAAGGCACTGACCGCATCACTCCATTGGCGAAGCAAAACGGTGTGTGTCGCGGCCTGTTGAGCATGTGTGTCAAATCCGTCGTGCTGCAGGTAGTAAATTCGAGTCGACAATCCCGCATCAATCAATTGAGCCACCACGCGCAACTTCTTGCCCAAGTCAGTGTCCGGATACGCGACATCACTCTTGTAATCCTGAGCCGCTTGCGTCACCCGCTCACTTGCCGCGATCGCGGACATCGTGCTGGACTGAAGAAAGCCGAGCAACTCGTTCTCTTCATTCCCATTGGCCGGACTGCTTGATTGCAGAAGCAGGCTCAGCGCCTTCTTGTCCTTGCCGCGAAGTTGAAACTCGGCAAGTTCTTTCACCGTAGGCACACGCACAGACGTCGATGAAAGCGCAAAGGGTTGTTGGTCGCGTCCGAGATGCAGTGCCGGCACGTCACCGCCATCCGCAGACGGTTGCTGGTCAAGGAACCGACCCAACCAACCATCCGGTCTTGGATCATCTTTGCGGCGACAGGTGTGCCAAATGTCCATCGCTTCAAAATGCGATCGATTGGGATTCTCATATCCCACGTTCCGAACCGCGGCAAACTGGCCTGCCTGCAACAGTTCGTGCATCCCAATCATCGCGGGGTGCAGTCCCGTGTCGTTGTCATACTTCAGTACCTCGGATTCAGCTATCGCCAGCTTCGGACGAACCGCCCGGTACTGTTCGTCCGCAAACGGGACAATGGTATTGAGTCCATCATTCCCTCCCGACATCTGCAAAACGACCAAGATCTTCTCGTCTTGGTTGAGCCCTGCAGCGGCTGCATCAGAAAAACAACGAGGCAATGATGCTCCCACACCGATCGCAGCCGCTCCGCCAATGGAAGACTTGAGGAACTGACGCCGATTGGAGTCCGAATGAATCAACATCGCGATTATGTTTCCAAGGTTAAGACAGTTGACTGGCGGGTAATGAAGATAGCGAGTGCAATAAGGACCGCATTTGCCGCTCGCGATCTCCCGCATACGAATCGGCCGCTGCACGGACCTGGGACTTTGCTGAATCATCAAGCTGAATGGCGAATAGGCTACGTTCAAAGAAGCTAATCGCTTGATCGGTTGTGCGTACGTCGAGATCAGTCAGGTAGTCCGTCAAGTTCTTTCCATCAAATCGCGTGGCATCGCTTTCCAAGATGTCCGCGATCAGATTGGAACGTCCCAGTAGCGTCGATGAATTGATCCAAGCACGACCACCATCCCAACCTTTCACATTGGGCGGATAGAAGAGGCCTTGGCCAATCCCGCGAAGTCCACGAGCCACCAGTTGAGTATTAGTGGTCGCGTTGAGCACACGCATCATCCCGATGACCAACTCGGCTGGTGACTTGATCTTCTGCGCCAGAGCGACTTTCGAGAAGAACAGGTTGCTACCAAGAATTTGTTTGACGAGCGGTGCAATCTGCAGATCTTGTTCGCGAAATAAGTTGGCCAGCGGTTGAACTAACTGATCCGTCAAGTTCAGCTCATCGCTGACAAAGAACCGAAGCAACTTTCGAACAATGAATCGCTCCACACCGGGCTGCTGTAATACGACTTGCACGCCATCCTCGCCGTCAAAATCGCCGGAGCGTTCCAAGACGGTCTTGCTCGCAGCATCGTGTTGGTAACGATTCTTGCGAAACTTCCTGTTTTTGATTTCCCAACCGGTAAAACATCGAGCCAACTCTTGCACATCCATTTCGCTGTAGTTCCCCTCACCGAGGCAAAACAGCTCCATCAACTCGCGGGCAAAGTTTTCGTTAGGATGCGCCTTGCGATTGACCGCCGAGTCGAGGTAGATCAGCATCGCTGGATCCTTTGAAATCTCGTGCACCAACGCAGCAAAATCACCAAGCGCGTGGTCGCGCAGCAATTGGTTCTGGGCCCACATCATGCGAGCGTCGTTGACCTTCTCGGCGCCAGTGGCGAAATGACCATGCCAAAAGAGCGTTGTCTTTTCCAGTAACTGGCTCGGTGTGTAGAGCAAGCGATAAACCCAGGCCGCCGACAATTGTTCGGGATCCCCACCCGCTAGCGTCGCTTCGGCTAGCGCATCGGCGGTCTCCCGAAACTCACCTGGCTCGACATTGCGAGAAACCAAGTCCGCAACCAAATCACCGGGATCCTGGCTGACCGCAAGTTCGATCATTCGCCAATCGTGCCCAAACCCGGCTCGGCGGTAGAGGTGTGCCGCCAGCGAATGGTTCCACGGTTGACTAGGCGATGGTTCGTACGGCGACCATGCCCAATCTGGATCAATCGGCGTCATCGTATTCACGGCTGAGCCTCCGCCCGAACATCGACATTAAGACCCAGGGACATTCGTGAGTCGCTGAAGTCTAGCTTTGCGCTCACGCCTTCGAACAGGCTTACCAGATCGGTCAGCAGGTCAATTTCTGCTTCCGCGGCTTCCTTAGGGTGGCCTTTCTCGAGCATGTTGTTCGCGACCAATGTCTTGCGATTGGCTTTCAGTAAAAGTGCTGACGACTCGGCATCAACTTCTGCAAACGTATTGGACTGCGTTCGCACTTTTGTCAGTTCAGATTCTTCTGTGGCCACGAGTTCGCGAGCGAGCGCAGTCGAACTCGAAACGATCATTCGTTCACCATCAAACGCGACGGTTGGCGAAAAATTGAACTGAATCTTCTCATCAAGGCTTTCTCGCTTATCTCGATCCGGCACATAGGTCGCGGTCACGAGTTGAGCCGCGCCCAGGGTTTCCATTCCAAGATCAAGCTGTGGTTGCCCGTTCTGCGCCCCGGTGACATTTAGAAAACCAATGAAGCTTTGGAATACTCGGCGCAACTCTGGCTGTGTCTCTTCAGGGTTCTTCATGCGAAACTGAATTGCGAATGCGGGTAACTTTATCGCGGGTTGTGGCAACACGTCGGTGAAGTCTTGAACCGCACCAACGATTTGCACCTCGCTGCTAAACGATCCCAGTATGTCTTCACCGAAGTCACGACCTGAAAAGAACGTCGTTAGCGTCGTATCCGCGACGGCAAGCTTATCATTCGCGCGATCGGACAGCAGATCGCCGGATCGCAACCACATTTGTGACAGATCGCGATAAGTAGATAACGCAAAGAGACGTTGATCAACGTCGAGCAAAGGAGGAGCCGCCCCTCTACTATGCTCACCAAAGTAATACTCACGCGGCGCTTCCCAATCTCGCTGGTGAGGCGTAGCCAATTCGAACCCCAGCCCGTCGTCGGTCATACTGATCGCCGCCGTCGCGTACGCAGCGTGACGTACATTTGCCAGCACTCCGCCCAGCACCAATTCACCAAAGAAGTTGTCAACCTTCTCGTTGAATACCTCTCGTGCAACTCCCTTAGCACGCAGCGTTTCCACATCGACGATTGCCGAAGCGACACGAGGGGGACGATCGGTGTTCGCCAAATCGCTTTGAGCTTCCTGAAACCAATCATCATTGGCGAGGTTTGCGTCGGCTTGATCGAGATACTGGTCCACTATCGACTTGCCCAGTTCAGAACTATTGGTCAGCACAAACCAATCATTCAAGCGAACCATCTTGACCTTATCACCGATGCTATCCGCAACGAACCCGCGGTACTCGCCCTGTTTCCCCACTGCTCCTTGCAAATCACGAATCACGATTAAGAACGTTCGAAATCGTTCTAGTGCTTCAGGATCCGACGAGTGAACCAAGATTGCCGCGCCGCCATCTGATGAATCGAGAACCAAGGTGACTCCTCGGTCCGTCAACTTTGACACGGCTTCCTGCCAAGGCAACTTCATGCTCGATTCAAACGCGTCGAT containing:
- the thrC gene encoding threonine synthase, with the translated sequence MSSVVESKPETDQQNVYFRCIAGCTAKHSIFDVIYTCPSCGSLLEVHHEREPLKRKNAYQWQQLFDSRASTSIWPYGSGVWGLREWVIPSLADENVVSMFEGNTNLFWAERLGKQLGIPDLWIKLCGNSHTGSFKDLGMTVLVSVVKQMMARGSSVQAVACASTGDTSAALAAYAAYAGIPAIIFLPAGKVSTAQLIQPVANGAHVLALDTDFDGCMKIVQEVTKDNSIYLANSMNSLRIEGQKTVGIEIVRQFEWEVPDWIVIPVGNLGNISALHKGFQLMIDLGLINRMPRLVAAQAAKANPFYESFKNGFKEKITMTAQDTLANAIRIGDPVSYDKAVKAIVESDGIVEQATENELAAAAAHADLTGMFTCPHTGVALAVLSKLVKKGVIKSSDKTVVISTAHGLKFTDFKVGYHESTLADVTSEYANPAVHLPANADAVKAEIEKRLKR
- a CDS encoding ABC transporter ATP-binding protein, translated to MKTATQTAVFRAVAIAKTYQMGEVSVRALRGVSLELYEHEFVVLLGASGSGKSTLLNILGGLDVPTSGTVHYLDQELTACDDADLTRYRRDNVGFVFQFYNLIPSLTARENVELITEIAQSPMDAVDALDLVQMKERANHFPAQLSGGEQQRVAIARAIAKQPKVLLCDEPTGALDVHTGIVVLEAIARINRELGTTTAVITHNAAISQMADRVISLSDGQIAGVETNHRKVQANELSW
- a CDS encoding ABC transporter permease, producing MRKLDQKLVRDLIHLKAQAFAIILVIAAGVATFVMSMCSYQSLLWSKNYFYREFRFAEVFAETRRAPNTLMPRIEEISGVAAAESRLVYDVLLDVPEMKEPAVARLISIPRSGECKLNRLYISRGRMPEPNRTGEVVVSEIFAEAHGFVSGDQVQAIINGKTQSLTIVGTALSPEYVMQVQPGSIVPDNQRFGVFWIGQQDLEAAFDMESAFNSVTLKLTYEHNVDAVIDELDRLLKPYGTIGSYGRDQQLSDQYISDELRQLRGMAIMAPAIFLSVAAFLLNIVVSRIISQQREQIAALKAFGYSNVEVGIHYLSLVLLISLTGTIVGTLFGFWMSSGMTAMYATFYRFPVLEFQIDSFAIASAFLLTTGVAFFGTWLSVRDAIRLPPAEAMRPEPPPSFKPTLLERILPRRSLPPEMRMIIRNIARKPVKALLSVLGIAMAVSVMVLGNFSLDAMNYMMEFQFSKAQRQDLTVTFVEPATATVMYEMQQLEGVLSSETMRSVATRLSFEYRSRRIGITGLEPSPQLYRLLDKQERVVNVPEFGLMLNTKLAQLLGVELGDEVTVEVLEDKRPTVVIEVTALVEEYAGLNAYMDKAQLHKLLKESAVASGAFLKVDSNSIDEVFHELEMRPGVASVTIKKSVLDSFRKTIAENILVMRSFIIFFAAVIAIGVVYNSARISLSERSRDLATMRVVGFTKREVSFVLLGEITLFTLAAIPLGWIIGYGLAGLMASGLDTDNYRIPLIISRDTYALAAVVIAVATVLSGLVVQRRIHHLDLISVLKTRE
- a CDS encoding efflux RND transporter periplasmic adaptor subunit, whose product is MKFSIKTLLLFVVLVAVSIVGYLVLHPASVEVEFATATMGRLKVTVQEDGKTRIREKYTVSTPVSGRVSRIELDAGDYCTEETLLAVILPSDPAILDARARAEALARVKAAESAVERARSHAAQAKINFQLNEEKFKRAEKMLPSRAVSQTEYDIAKAELLGSVQAIETARFDQEIAAYEFEMAKAAVRQFSGDDAEAAAEPFEIYSPISGRVLNVIHESSAVVGVGTPLIELGDPSNLEIEIDVLSTDAVQIKTGCEMTIEHWGGSAPLVGYVRVVEPAAFTKVSSLGVEEQRVNVIADFDESPERIAALGDGYRVEARITVDEIDNALLIPNSALFRHNRKWHVLSIVDGEAKLQQVNIGMQNDTHTQIIDGLVDGDRVIVYPSDSLHPGTPVKPVATAPGS
- a CDS encoding DUF1501 domain-containing protein — translated: MLIHSDSNRRQFLKSSIGGAAAIGVGASLPRCFSDAAAAGLNQDEKILVVLQMSGGNDGLNTIVPFADEQYRAVRPKLAIAESEVLKYDNDTGLHPAMIGMHELLQAGQFAAVRNVGYENPNRSHFEAMDIWHTCRRKDDPRPDGWLGRFLDQQPSADGGDVPALHLGRDQQPFALSSTSVRVPTVKELAEFQLRGKDKKALSLLLQSSSPANGNEENELLGFLQSSTMSAIAASERVTQAAQDYKSDVAYPDTDLGKKLRVVAQLIDAGLSTRIYYLQHDGFDTHAQQAATHTVLLRQWSDAVSAFVRDLSGQGHGQRVCVMTFSEFGRRVAENASEGTDHGAAGPMFLCGGGINAGIIGKQPDLVDLQDGDLKHEYDFRQVYATVLQSWLGTKAAPILGRNYETLPLFKPT
- a CDS encoding DUF1800 domain-containing protein; this encodes MTPIDPDWAWSPYEPSPSQPWNHSLAAHLYRRAGFGHDWRMIELAVSQDPGDLVADLVSRNVEPGEFRETADALAEATLAGGDPEQLSAAWVYRLLYTPSQLLEKTTLFWHGHFATGAEKVNDARMMWAQNQLLRDHALGDFAALVHEISKDPAMLIYLDSAVNRKAHPNENFARELMELFCLGEGNYSEMDVQELARCFTGWEIKNRKFRKNRYQHDAASKTVLERSGDFDGEDGVQVVLQQPGVERFIVRKLLRFFVSDELNLTDQLVQPLANLFREQDLQIAPLVKQILGSNLFFSKVALAQKIKSPAELVIGMMRVLNATTNTQLVARGLRGIGQGLFYPPNVKGWDGGRAWINSSTLLGRSNLIADILESDATRFDGKNLTDYLTDLDVRTTDQAISFFERSLFAIQLDDSAKSQVRAAADSYAGDRERQMRSLLHSLSSLPASQLS